The Rhipicephalus microplus isolate Deutch F79 chromosome 4, USDA_Rmic, whole genome shotgun sequence sequence AAAAAGATTATCCTCGAAAGATTATCTGAGCAGCTTTCCGTGGTGGATCAGCTGCAATTTCCAAATCTTGGAAACAGTGAAACAATCAAACCTGAAACAATCAGACCTGAAGCAATCACATGTGGACAAGATCGCAAAATAGTTTTATTTATTGTTCATTCACTATTTGAGATGTATTCATGTTAACAAGATGAAGCTTGCAAACATGGACACTAGAGAGAAGTCAGGACACCACAAAGAGCTTTGACAAGTAGCTAATCTCTTCAACACTTCACTTTACGGCTCCCTTTGACACTGCTCCCTTTGACACAATATGATGAGGCTTGCAAATATGGACACTAGAGAGGTCAGGACACCACAAAGAGCTTTGACAAGTCGCTAATCTCGTCAACACTTCACTTTACGGCTCCCTTTGACACTGCTTCTATGCTTCATTACACTATAGATTCACATTGTTTTCAAGGTTTTTAGGGGCCATGACACCTACTTTTCGCTAGTAATCTGTGTTATGTGGGTTAATCCTTGGGGGCTGAGAAACGAGCTGATGAAATTTCAGCACATTTGGTACAGCTATAATTTATAATGAATATTTTCAAAAACATGCCCGAGAGTCTGACAACACTGGCACACTCGCGAGCCGTAATGTAACAAGCTAGTTGCTTTGCAAACATCTGTAATCCGGCGAACGATTTTGTTAGGTCCTTGCTTGTGCATGCAGTAGAGCTGTTTCAGCTTTCTTCAGTTTGGCTTTGAAAATTGAACGATCTACGACAGTTCAAACTTAGGGTAGAAGACGACAGCTCCACTGCAAGAGCCACATGACGTTACACATGCCACGGCAATATGGCGTTCGCTAGCAGTGAGTGGCGTTTATGGTCGGCGAATTCCAGGGCTCGTTTCGCTGTGAAATCTTCTTCTGTAGTCCATTAACTGTATATGTACTGGCACAATAGATCTTTTACTTcaatttttttgctgaaaagcatAATTTGGTGGGTGACCTTGTCAGGGCCCTTCTGAAGGAAACTTGTTATTGTGGAGCGCAAATAAGATTCTTGCTTTAGATTTTCACACAAGCCTCCTTTTTATGTTTCATGTTGCCGGCACATTGCACAATCTATGCCAGAATTTCTGAGAACATTCTAGTCTTCGGACCATCTCTTCGGCTTGAGCGCGCAACCATGAACAACTGAGTTTCTTCTGAAACAAGCTCGGTCATCAGCAGTAGTGCTTGAATGTTTGACGCCGCGTGTATAAATTTCAACGCATGTTCCCGCGGATCGTACTGTTACGAGGCAGAGGGCATGGCTCCGTCGTCATAGAcgaattgatgaagaagaagcggattcggcgcgcgatatgctagcagccctggggtgtcacacctgcctgtaaatattgcaaatacactcgtttctctctttcgtgtgtttgtaatccccgtaacaaattggtggacctGCTGGGttacgaagcgccatacaacggagctccgcagtggttgtcaaatcggagtttccgtgatggaacacaggactgatcccacggccaccactccatcggcctcggcgacgcctgcaccatccacggcaatgCCTCCACCGGCCCTGgtcccacccacgtacgtgctgacacATCCGAAGcatccaggaacgttctgcggtacggaccaagttgatgtTGACAACTGGATAGCTGACTACGAATGTACCGGTGCGCTCAACCGTTATGACCCGACTCTCATGCTGCccaacgtgctgttttacctgaaaggcatggccaaagtctggtatgagaaccatgagtaaGAGATGGGATGTCGGGACACattcaaggagaagcttcgcgacttatttggaaGCCCATCGGTCAAAAGGTGGCTACAaagagttgtctatacgtgctcagacgtccacagagccgtatatgtCGTATaaacaggacgtgctggctctatgttgtaaagtcgacaacgacatgtcggagtctgatacgGTTGGCCACCTCCTCAAGGGGATAGCGGACGATGCCTttaacctgctaatgtgccggaactacgcgaccgtcgaggaaattattcaggaatgccggcgttttaaactggccaaaagcaggtgTATTCCAAGATCattcactcgactgccgaacatcGCTGcaacgtcctcctgcgaagatagGCTGACCTCTCGTCGGCAGTCTTCACCGGTGTCTGAAATTACGCAAatcgtccggcgggaaatcgaagcaattacacctgctcttcccACCAACAGCCACGTCGattcgcaactacctcaggtttgctCGGTACAGTTCATTGCGCGGGAAGAACTCAGCAATTTGGGTTTCAAtatctgcgccgttgctcagtctcgaccaattggcttccgttcgaGGTCGCcacctcgccccaggtcaccgccCCAGGAACGGTTTTATCCACTCTCTCacaatccggccgaatggcgaactgcggatgatcggtcgatctgctttaactgctgCCGCATAGGGCACGTCGCACGGTTTTGCCACAatcattggtcttcgtcccgaataCAGTATAACACTGCTGGCCGCGCCGACAGCTACTGCCTTTTCCAACCTCCTGCGCCGATCCCCGACAGCTACTGCCGCCTTCCACCCTTCGATTTCTTTGCCTTCGATGCCCCttatacgcagcacagccgctcaccgtcgccacgacgtcatcagtctcgttcgccgcctgaTGTCGCCCGTCATCCCCTTCTTATATATGACGACGCCTGACCTCCCTGCTCTATTCTCATcggggaaactaagcggtgcagctcttaaaggggaagctgcatcctcgataccgacctcaaatcctctccttgtactgccgacacgacgaaatttcatcgacgtcgacgttgacggcctgactgtttctgcacttattgacaccggggcgcatatttctgtgacgAGTGCCCGACTTCATCGCCACctgaagaaagttctcacacCGGCTGCTCCTGGCACTATTCGTGTCGCcaacggaagaagtcttgccatcacaggaatgtgcacagcatgcaccacaatcgccgatcaccccacatctgttctctttgcagttattgagcagtgccccaatgacctgattcttggattggatttcttgtccactaatgccgctctcatcgactgtgcaaccggcgttctccaacttgaactgccttGACTTGGGgatgtgccgtcctcaccgtcacactgcttgtgcgctgttgattatgttcggctgtcaccacAAGCCACCACGTTTctggccttaacgatatcacctgCTCTTGCTGAcagtgactacatagtgtctccattacTGGATGTGTTCTTGGGGCGAAGTGTTGTtgtgccgcataccatcgtgaCTCGTGGACAACTACATTTAGCTTTCGCTCCTCAATtttagtagttcgacccaagttctcccgcaagccatttcgttaggccatgtttccccacttgatgcatgtaacatcatggcattagaccctgaagactgctcgtcccctattgcagccagccgagcaaacgcacctaccgaCGAAATCAAgatgatgattgcccctgatctGCTGCCCTGTTCGGCTGCGCAACTCGACCACGTTCTGACCACCTACAGAGATATTTTCGACATCGATGACCGCCATTTGGGTCAAACGTTCGttgtgcgtcatcaaatacataccggcgatgctagtcctgttagacggcgaccatcTCGTGTTTCCCAGTCCAAACGCCAGGTCATTTAGCGTGAAGTCGAGAGGATGCTCTCCAAAGGACTGATAGGCCTCTTCAAGTCTATAGGCGTCgcctgttgttttagtcaaaagGAAGGATGGCAGTTCGAGATTTTTcattgactaccgtgccttgaacaagataacccgcaaacacctatatccgctgccacgaatcgacgccgcccttgactgccttcatgacGTGCCGTACTTCTCATCTATAAAGCTGCATTCGAGCTATTGGGGAATTTCTGTCGACAACTTAGACCGCAAGAAaactgcctttgtcacacctTACGGCCTTtgtcagttcaaggttatgccttttgggctgtgcaacgctccggcaacgttcgaacgcatgatggactctcttctccgTGGTTTTAAATGGTCCAtatgcctttgctacctagacgatgtgattgttttttccccaacatttgaaagccactTAACTCGTTTGTTGACCATTGTAGGCATTTTTCGTCGAGGGGGACTCCAGCTGAATTCGAAAAAGTGAAATTTTGGCCGACATTAAATTACGGTCCTTGTTCATCATGTAAGTGCTGCTGGCATCCAACTGGACCCTGAAAAggttagcgctgtcaagaacgtTCCTCTGCCTTCTACTATCAaagatgttcgttgttttgtgggTTCTTGCTTGTACTTCAGTTGTTTGATAcgcaatttcgctacaattgcacgaccactaactgatcttctcaaaaagaatgcGCTCTtttcgtggggccaagaccaagcagctgcgtttttcACGCTGATCGACCTGCACACATCTCACCAatattggctcacttcgacccgccTGCGAtgactgaagttcgcacagatGCCAGTGCTCACGGCGTCGGCGTCATcttcgctcaacaccagggaggccaaacgcgtgttattgcgtatacCAGCCGCCTTCTCTTCACATCTGAGCAAAACTATTCGATAACGAAgtgcgagtgtcttgcgttggtctcgGCTGTAGtgaaattccgcccctatttatggccgggagttttcagttattacggaccaccgcGCTCTGTGTTGTTGTCACTCAAGGAcacaactggtcgcctaggttgCTGGGCTCTATGTCTCCAGGAGTATAatttcgacgtaatttataagtctggcaggttacaccaagatgccgattgcctctcgcGTTATTCAGTGGACCCTGCTAGCGTCGTTGTCCATGAgcgcgattcttgtgtgctcacCATATCTGATTTGCTCAACATCAACatagagcagcgccgggacgcaaccctcaagacggtcattgagcgagtattttcaggacattccgacccttcactctgtcaatatgtcctccgcaaCGAAATTTTGTATCGccgcaacatgaagcctgatAGCCCGGCatttttgttagttattccctgacacctgcgtgccaccattcttcaacatctgcatgacgcttcGACGGCAGGACACAtaggtttttcacgcacctatcaccgcgtgcggcaacgatCCTTTGacctggcctgtataaatttatgcgccgctatgtcgctgcttgcgagcgctgctaACGTTGCAAACGTCCTGCTTTTCATACAGCttgcctgctccaacctatcaaCATTCCCCCAGAATCATTCTTCTGCGTCGGCCTCGGCTTGCTTGGACCTTTCccaacgtccgtgtcaggcaacaaatggatcgctgtcgcgaccagatacgctataactcgtgccatgccaagtagctgcgctacagccgtcgcagactttctactgaatgacgtcgttctgcggcatggggctccgtgccagcttttgacggatcgtggccgctgcttcctcacAAAAGTTATTGACAaaatcctccgtagctgctctaccgaacatcgtCTTACTattgcctaccatccccagaccaaccGTCTCGCAGAGTGCCTCAACTGAACTCTTATAGACATGTTGTCCATGTTCATCTCTGCTGATCACAGTCACTGGGACGCAACGCTCCCCTACGTTATGTTTGCATACAATTCGTCACGACATGACACCAccggctattctccgttctttcttctgtacggccgcaaccctgcgttgccattcgacacactccttccttctgatacTACCAAACCAAGGGTCtatgctcaggacgttgcttTTTGAGCctgcgtcgctcgccaaatcgcgcacactaggctcactgcttctcaggcctcacaaaagTTCTGCTACAATGACTGGCCCCGCGACGTTGACTATTCTGCTGACTCTCTCTTCCTACTTTGGACGCCGCATCAgcgtgaaggcttgtgcgagaagctccttccacgatacactgggccctacaaagttattcacaaggtcaccgacgtcgactacacCACTGCCGTTGAACGACACTTatcttctgccacaccacctactgatgttgttcatgtgtcgcgactAAAACATTACTACACTGctagtcctgattgacttagcagcgccgtgacggcgcttcgtccACCGGGGGTGATGTGTTGAGGCATTGGGCATGGCTCCGCTGTCGTAGATTAATCGATGAAGCAGAAGCGGATTCGGCGCGCGAGATGctagcagccctggggtgtcgcacctacctgtaaatattgcaaatacactcgtttctctcttccgtgtgtttgtaatctccgtaacaatattatcgATGGTCGACACTCTGTTCATAGATACCAGTGTGCAGCGCATATCGCTTGCTGTAGTTTGAGTTTCTATTTCCTAGCTACAAGTTTGGGCACATAGAGAGTTTCATTTCAGGCTTGCGGTTTCTATCTTTGTCAACGTCATGACCACTCAACAATATGTTCATATTCTCACCTTGCTTTATTACTTTCTGGGGCATGCAATTCTCCATTCCTGCTATGCCTCCTTTGGCAGCATATGCAAAAACATTGCTGTTTTTCTGGCAGAATGTGATAAGTGACTACAGTACACTTTGCAAAAGTGCAGTTCCAGGGGCAGCGCTTTGATACCAAAAGTGATTGCTAACATTTCTTATTTATTCATAGTACAAAGTTATACTTTTCCATAGAATTTCCACGAATTATTACTACCATTCTAAAATTATAGGCAATCGTATTTAATGCATCATTGTTTGGTATAAAGGTGTTTATATAGAACTTCAAAAATTACTAAAGTTTCTACAAGTGCTCAGGCAGAACTCGAAGGCCGAGTAGAAAGAATGACACCAGATCTTGGTGCCGGTTTTTTCCCCTCTGTTTACTTGTTTCCTTGCGCTCATGCAGTGTTTATTTTACTCAGCAAAAAgtgtttgggcaagttggtttatACTTGATGTGGTTTCAAACGAGCGCTACGAAACAGGGACGTGAACGGGCAATATGCGTCTGTGCTATGTTCCTCTTGTCTATGTCCCATTTGATATCCCTTGTTTGTTTCACATCTTCACAATACTTTTTCATGAATTTTTTcgccttttctttcttgctttttgttTGGCTTATATTGTGGCATTTTTTCACCAAAGCGTGCTCTTTCATTCTATTCAACAAGCTTTGAACAAAGATGAAATTCATTGGACTGATGCCAATGTATGTTTGTGAATTACTTCAAAAAGTAAAGCAGGGAAATTCACGAACGTCACCCCATCGATAATTATTACAGCAAGGCTAGGTATTTCGAATTTTTTTCCATCGTTAGTGCTGTGAAGCTATACGCAGTGTTCTAAGGATGTTTCAATGTAGTAAAGTGCTACGCTTGATGCTGCTCTGAACCCTTGAAAAAGCTTTGATGGTGGTACTGGATGTCCCTGCATACCCTTAGAATTTTTCTCTAACTTGTATGAGCCATGATTTTTAAAGAGAGTGGCACATTCACTGTCTGCGAGTGGCACTGACATGTGGGAAATCTTTCAGGCAAAGCTTGACTACCACGTCACCACGCATGAAGTGGCGGCCAATAATTGCAAACAGTCTCCCCTCAAGCGGTTCGAGTGCCACCAGTGCGGCCGCCTGCTCTGGTCACAGTCTCAGTTGAAGATTCATCAGCGAACCCACACCGGAGAACGACCGTTCGCCTGCCCCGAGTGTTCCAAGACTTTTGTTTCCTTGGGCGCCTTAAACAAGCACAAGCTTTCTCACTCTAAGGAAAAGCCTTTCGTCTGCCCCCACTGCCCTGCCCGGTTTTCCTTGAAGGGCACGCTCAACAGGCACATTCCCACACATACTGGCATACGCTCTCACAAGTGTCCTCACTGCTCCAAGGATTTCATCCAGGTTGTGGCACTCCAAGCCCATCTCGTCACTCATACAGGAAGCAATGGCTTCCCCTGTCGCGTGTGTGGACATATGTTCTCACGCAAGTCCCGCATGAAGGAGCATGTGCTGTGTGTTCACGAAGGCCAGCGTAACTTTAAATGCAATTTATGCAGCAAAAAGTTCTCGCGCAAGGATGATCTCGTTACCCACCAAGACCACAGGCACGGTCTTGGCCAGCATTTGGGAAGTCTCAACCCGGCATGGAGCAGCTTGATGCTCATGACAATGGCTTCGGACAGTCTCTCGCCTCCCAGAACTTATTCCGATGATGCGCTCGTAAATGAATCTGTGATAACTCGTCAATCCATGTTACATGCATCACGCGACTCTGGAGAGGCAGCTGCTCGCACAGAATCGGCGAAAAGACATGCACATAAATTTGCAAGTGCAACACGTGCTACATGCAATGCATATTCATTCCAACAAACTGACAGTAGTGACCGCATTCTGCAAAGTAAAAAATTGTGCATGAAGCCCTCAGGTGCGGCCGATACTTGCCTGGTTACCCTCCCCGGTGAAATTTCACAGAAAGGCATTAGTGAAAATCACCATGCTAAAGAACAATGCACAGACACCTGTGCCATGGAGTACCAAAACCTAGAAAAAAAATATCCGTCAACATCTTGTGTTTTTGAAACTTCTGAGCGAAGCGACTTTTGTCTTAAAAGGGATCCATCGTTGAATGGGTTGGAGGAGAACTGCGATAATCTGAAAAATCGTATAGAGGAGTTTCTCTGCTCCCTCATTGAAAAACCGATACTCAAGAGACTGGGTTGGCCTAATGCACATTTAAGCGACTTGTTGGAATCTGTAATTCGTCACTGTGGCTGCAGCCCATCTGAGTCTCGCTCAGACTCCCTAGCCGACAAGCTCAGAGAAAACTGTAAAATACTTTTCACTAAGGTGCTCGAAGATGATGTTGCTGGGAAGCTCCTTGACGATGATCAGAGTGTAGATGCTGTGCTTGATAAGGTTCTGGAGTTAGCTCGATTGGGCTAGCCTGCGTCGAATGGTGTGCATATAAATTGTAGGAAATGTTATGCGAGGTATTACTATTCGGTGGGCTTGATAACTCTTTGATTTTTGATGCCCACAGAAGTGATGCTGACTATGCTAATTTTAATATAGTGTAACTACAAAGGCCTGtgattattttaaaatttttgGTTCAATAGTAATAAAGAAGCTGTACTGCAGATAGTGTTTGCAACAAACTTCTCTAGGAGGTgagctgccttcttttttttttttggtacgatTTCCATGTTTTGTTGCATCTTTGTGACTTCTTGAAGTCAGAATCGTGATTCTTTAATTTTTGATGAGGAGTCACTCATGAAGTTATATGAATGGCAGTGATATGAGTGCCCAATGTAATTGGTGGGGATGGTACATTCAAAGCTTGACGGGATGTATTAGTAGCACTTTGAAAATGTTGTGAATTCAGGGTTCATTTCTTAGTTTTGCTTCAGGTTTACGATCCTGCTGAATTCTGTTTTATGTGTTTGTTGTTGGCATATTAGCATACACTTCCATTTTCTATGAATCGAGCTTCAGGCAAAATGGTATTGTGGAGTTCAATTATTACAGCATTCCTTTCACATTCCTTGTTTCACTTCTATTTCTGGGGAGAAAAAGAAATACTACTTTAAAGTCTGATGTTGGAGATGTTTGTTGGGTTGCTAAAGTGCACCTATCCTTTTGTCAAAGCTGACTGTGTAGCATTTGAATGCTGCAGCACATCTAGTGTACTTATAATTATTCTAATTGATACGGGCTTTTGTAACTTACTTTAGTGTGCTCATTGTGTACTCACCCAAGTCATTGATTCGATCTCCTCTTGGCGTATTGCTCAAAAAAATGTCCTGCGCTCTTGCCAAACACTCATTCCAAGTGCATCTCAAGAACTTCGTGTGTACAGTTACCATTCTGACTCAGGCTATTTACAAGTCTGATGTTCTGCTCATTtcgctttttattcttttctttgcTGTATAAACATATGTTACAGAGGACTCGTTCAGTTTGTAAGTGCTTCATTTAAATTTTTGGTAGTTATTCCTCCACGTGCAAGTTGATTCTAATGACTTGATAATCTTTTCACGGGCTGTTACGTTAATGTCATTGTTAGAACACATGCTCGAACAATAACCTACCTCTGCAAGATTCCTGCGTGTACTTAATTGGGGTGGTTTGCTGGACCAATTGGTGCTGAATTCTTGGAACAAAGATGCTCCGATTCAACGAAGACGGCAGAAGAATGATGCAAGACAGTGCGAACTGTAAACTGAGCTTTCACTCAGGGAATGAAGGTTTGCATGCTTGCCGAGTAACATGTGGTCCAAAAAAGCATACTTGGAAACTTGTTGACACCTGTCAATGGTGTGCTCTCAGGTAATCAGTTTCAATGGTATGCAGGGTAATGCATGCTCATACAATACACGTTTCGCCAGACTTGATCATGAACAAAGCTTATTCAAGCTCTTGTGCCACCCCGTCTCGTGGCGTCAGGGAAACCTGAGCTGAGCATtcaagctgtgtttttttttatcttctacATTGAATGAGTGCCCTTCTGTTCAAGATTGCTAGTGCttctaatttttgttttttcactcATTGATTTGACCGACTAAATTCTGTGTTACATTATGCACTAGCTAATAGCATCTCCTATGTCGCATGACTAACTGGCAGTCTGAAAATATAATAGTCTTCAAATGGGACCAAGCGCCCTTTGTGCATCAATAGTTCTGGTGCGTTTACACACTTGTAATGCTAGAAAAAGCTAAGGTAAACAGACAAGGTATGAGGAGTTGCGTTTTACTTGTTTCACCAATTGGGTGAAATGAATTTTTGTTGCTGAAAGATTTTGAGAGCAGTtgatgcaaaaattttgaagaaaaaaaaaatgccaggcctgcgcagaaagcgcagcacagtcacagcaaaagctggaagagtggcctctCCGGGAcgtttctaaacactctttgggtaactgctacaagcgcacttgctgggtaccaaatttttgtgtagtaggctggcattcactttgctatccttcgtcattcttcggaaaagTGTGGTATCGGCTACACATTTGCATGGAATTTTATGCAAACTTATTTATGCAGTGGTTGACGGcgacgaagaattatgcctgaagtgggtgcgCCCCATAGTTTATAGgtaatcaagaacaagcttttgtaattggttggagcattGCACGACCCACTTTTTACACaattcgcaatgtgtgacgcctggttgttccttggaTGCTCTAAAACACTTGATTACGCATATTAACACAATAATttttgtagtgttcctacttaaaataacggaacagcattaaagcttcagtatggaactggcgtccatcttaatctgctttatttttcacttcatcctcctcttctttcctgccccggccctcgcgcttcttcatcttctgtccaaaggctcataccgcttcacccttcccgctttcttttaagtacccctcctggggtaatacttgaagacattcccaattgaagcacattcaacagatccacgttcaccagtgtaccagacagtcttcaaaattccgttctgggtggctgtcttggtcacaaagtaaggcccataaaatttggcactggaatctcttattccttttctcactagtacgaggtcggtgacttgaatgtctggcatgtctgctcgatgcctcttgtcgaaattctttttcattcgttttcggtacctc is a genomic window containing:
- the LOC119172458 gene encoding uncharacterized protein LOC119172458 isoform X1, whose product is MPHFACRVFDIGDHSFNGDEYESKSNAVKSGQAPISLGHEQCQKVPVPPLSCPICNKAFGRKYHLARHLRNAVCSTEHKLSLPCPTCGKLFSSKAKLDYHVTTHEVAANNCKQSPLKRFECHQCGRLLWSQSQLKIHQRTHTGERPFACPECSKTFVSLGALNKHKLSHSKEKPFVCPHCPARFSLKGTLNRHIPTHTGIRSHKCPHCSKDFIQVVALQAHLVTHTGSNGFPCRVCGHMFSRKSRMKEHVLCVHEGQRNFKCNLCSKKFSRKDDLVTHQDHRHGLGQHLGSLNPAWSSLMLMTMASDSLSPPRTYSDDALVNESVITRQSMLHASRDSGEAAARTESAKRHAHKFASATRATCNAYSFQQTDSSDRILQSKKLCMKPSGAADTCLVTLPGEISQKGISENHHAKEQCTDTCAMEYQNLEKKYPSTSCVFETSERSDFCLKRDPSLNGLEENCDNLKNRIEEFLCSLIEKPILKRLGWPNAHLSDLLESVIRHCGCSPSESRSDSLADKLRENCKILFTKVLEDDVAGKLLDDDQSVDAVLDKVLELARLG
- the LOC119172458 gene encoding uncharacterized protein LOC119172458 isoform X2 codes for the protein MLLNIMPTKGDHSFNGDEYESKSNAVKSGQAPISLGHEQCQKVPVPPLSCPICNKAFGRKYHLARHLRNAVCSTEHKLSLPCPTCGKLFSSKAKLDYHVTTHEVAANNCKQSPLKRFECHQCGRLLWSQSQLKIHQRTHTGERPFACPECSKTFVSLGALNKHKLSHSKEKPFVCPHCPARFSLKGTLNRHIPTHTGIRSHKCPHCSKDFIQVVALQAHLVTHTGSNGFPCRVCGHMFSRKSRMKEHVLCVHEGQRNFKCNLCSKKFSRKDDLVTHQDHRHGLGQHLGSLNPAWSSLMLMTMASDSLSPPRTYSDDALVNESVITRQSMLHASRDSGEAAARTESAKRHAHKFASATRATCNAYSFQQTDSSDRILQSKKLCMKPSGAADTCLVTLPGEISQKGISENHHAKEQCTDTCAMEYQNLEKKYPSTSCVFETSERSDFCLKRDPSLNGLEENCDNLKNRIEEFLCSLIEKPILKRLGWPNAHLSDLLESVIRHCGCSPSESRSDSLADKLRENCKILFTKVLEDDVAGKLLDDDQSVDAVLDKVLELARLG